One segment of Bacteroides caecimuris DNA contains the following:
- a CDS encoding LacI family DNA-binding transcriptional regulator — MKKTLIDVSKKTGYSISTISRVLNGKSEKYRISQSAKEVILQSVKELDYQPDIVAQSLRNNTTYTIGLLVPHIDNPFFANIASVVIREAQRYNYTVMLIDTLEDPVQENKAIDSLLSRKIDGIILVPTGENPSKLEEISAKTPIVLIDRYFEKHNLPYVATDNYVGAYQATKLLLESGHSKILCIQGPDISITTKERVRGYLDALREAGYQDNAMIRGNEFSIQNGYIETKLALNSTTKPTAIFALSSTILLGAVKALNEHKVRIPQDMSIISFDDNLYLDYLNPPITRIAQSLENIGIIAVKMLMQKILEETELHSEILLKPNIIKRDSIKVLTDRK; from the coding sequence ATGAAGAAAACTCTGATTGATGTATCAAAGAAAACTGGGTACTCTATCTCTACGATTTCTAGGGTCTTAAATGGTAAATCGGAGAAATATAGAATAAGCCAGTCTGCTAAGGAGGTTATTTTGCAGTCCGTTAAAGAATTGGACTATCAGCCTGATATAGTTGCGCAAAGTTTGCGCAACAACACGACATATACTATAGGTCTTCTTGTACCACACATAGATAATCCTTTTTTTGCCAATATAGCAAGTGTTGTCATCCGTGAAGCACAACGTTATAATTATACTGTCATGCTTATCGATACCCTGGAAGATCCTGTTCAGGAAAATAAAGCTATCGATTCGCTTCTATCGCGTAAAATAGATGGGATTATTTTGGTTCCAACCGGTGAAAATCCTTCTAAACTGGAGGAGATTAGTGCTAAAACTCCGATTGTGCTGATTGACCGCTATTTTGAGAAGCATAATTTGCCATACGTAGCTACTGATAATTATGTAGGAGCTTATCAGGCAACGAAATTATTATTAGAATCGGGGCATAGTAAGATTCTCTGTATTCAGGGACCGGATATTTCTATAACAACTAAGGAACGTGTGCGCGGGTATCTTGATGCGCTTCGCGAAGCTGGTTATCAGGATAACGCAATGATAAGAGGAAATGAGTTCTCGATTCAGAATGGTTATATTGAGACTAAGTTGGCTCTGAACTCTACCACAAAGCCTACTGCTATATTTGCGTTAAGTAGTACAATTCTTTTGGGAGCCGTCAAAGCATTAAATGAGCATAAAGTGAGAATTCCTCAAGATATGTCTATCATTTCGTTTGATGATAACTTATATCTGGACTATCTAAATCCTCCTATAACTCGTATTGCACAATCACTGGAGAATATTGGCATTATTGCTGTAAAAATGTTGATGCAGAAGATTTTGGAAGAAACTGAACTACATTCGGAGATTCTTTTGAAACCTAATATTATAAAACGGGATTCGATAAAGGTGTTAACTGATAGAAAGTAG
- the rbsK gene encoding ribokinase, protein MDTKKKIVVIGSSNTDMVIKSDRLPKPGETILGGNFLMNHGGKGANQAVAAARLGSEVTFISKIGYDLFGLQALEIYKSEKINTEFIFTDQKSPSGVALISVDSFGENSIIVAPGASRSLSIEDINKAEKKIKEADIILMQLEVPIETVEYAATIANQYGKKVILNPAPASTLSNSFLKNVHTILPNRIEAEMLSGIKVMDIESAHQAAKTIGEKGIENVVITLGKDGAYVKEKDTYTMIPAKEVETIDTTGAGDVFCGAFSVYLSKGYSLAESVRFANAAVIAVTRIGAQSAIPYKREVTL, encoded by the coding sequence ATGGACACAAAGAAGAAAATCGTAGTGATAGGTAGTAGTAATACGGACATGGTTATCAAATCAGACCGTCTACCCAAACCAGGAGAAACAATTCTGGGAGGAAACTTCTTAATGAATCATGGCGGCAAAGGAGCTAACCAAGCCGTAGCTGCTGCAAGACTAGGCTCCGAAGTAACATTCATCTCTAAGATTGGTTATGATCTATTCGGTTTGCAAGCCTTAGAAATATACAAATCAGAGAAAATCAATACTGAATTCATCTTTACTGATCAGAAAAGCCCGTCAGGTGTAGCACTTATTTCTGTCGATTCGTTTGGTGAAAACAGTATTATTGTAGCGCCGGGTGCCAGCCGTTCGCTTTCGATAGAAGACATCAATAAAGCTGAAAAAAAAATCAAGGAAGCTGATATTATACTCATGCAACTTGAAGTTCCGATAGAAACAGTGGAATATGCAGCCACTATTGCCAACCAATATGGTAAGAAAGTAATACTAAATCCGGCGCCTGCGTCTACATTAAGCAATTCATTCTTAAAGAATGTACACACTATATTGCCTAACCGTATAGAAGCAGAAATGTTATCAGGAATTAAAGTAATGGATATCGAAAGTGCCCACCAAGCAGCTAAAACCATTGGAGAGAAAGGAATAGAAAATGTTGTCATCACTTTAGGAAAAGACGGAGCCTATGTCAAAGAAAAAGATACATATACCATGATTCCTGCTAAAGAAGTAGAAACCATTGACACAACAGGAGCAGGAGATGTCTTCTGTGGAGCATTCAGCGTTTATCTCTCGAAAGGGTATTCACTAGCAGAATCTGTAAGATTTGCGAATGCAGCAGTTATTGCTGTGACACGCATCGGAGCTCAAAGTGCTATTCCATATAAAAGAGAAGTTACTTTATAA
- a CDS encoding RagB/SusD family nutrient uptake outer membrane protein, with translation MKRLTISTLLSGVLFLTSCNDFLNQEPLDQLSPNEYLTTESNIAAFATDQYQVLPTHGTYGYGTFEIDNNTDNMAGMQPNVMYAPGYWKVGQEGGSWYFADIYRCNYFFENVLPSYENNAIVGNTTNIKHYIGEMYFFRAFMYFERLKSLGDFPIITKTYPNEREALIEISKRAPRNEVARFILSDLDKAIEMMQDIAPSGGKNRLSKDCAILLKSRVALYEGSWLKNFKGTAFVPNGAGWPGANKNYNANYSFKSGSIEKESEFFFDEAIKAAQIIAEKYNVLTTNTGVFPQTSSEPENPYFSMFCDIDMEKYNEVLLWRRYNTGLGVANEVCQYGCVGNNGVGTTKSMIDAFILKNGEPIYASPMWADENSSYWGDNNIIHITKNRDSRADIFIKKPGQKNLHTPAGDHGVVEEWGPNITASSVTEKYNTGYALRKGLNPDGKYTNNTQSIVGSIIFRTAEAYLNYIEAYYELHGSLDSYAEKYWKAIRRRAGIDEDYTKTIRLTDMSKEAETDWGAYSGGEIIDATRYNIRRERRCELMAEGLRSMDLHRWRSMDQMITKPYHILGMNLWQEMYGWDWYKDSNGNSILKEGENVSPRSFNTYLAPYHITANNIVYNGYKWNMAHYLDPIAAEHFLVTSSESDLNSSPIYQNPGWPMTGGGIPQ, from the coding sequence ATGAAAAGACTTACGATATCAACCTTATTGAGCGGAGTGCTCTTTTTGACAAGTTGCAATGATTTCCTAAATCAAGAACCTCTTGATCAACTTTCTCCAAATGAATATCTGACAACAGAAAGTAATATTGCAGCTTTTGCTACTGATCAATATCAAGTACTGCCTACTCATGGCACCTATGGATATGGAACTTTTGAAATTGACAATAACACAGATAATATGGCCGGTATGCAACCTAACGTAATGTATGCACCCGGATACTGGAAAGTAGGACAAGAAGGAGGCTCATGGTATTTCGCTGATATTTACCGATGCAATTATTTCTTTGAAAATGTGCTTCCATCGTATGAAAACAATGCCATTGTCGGAAACACGACCAATATCAAACACTATATCGGAGAAATGTATTTCTTCAGAGCTTTCATGTATTTTGAAAGATTAAAATCATTAGGCGACTTTCCTATTATTACTAAAACTTATCCTAATGAACGTGAAGCTCTGATAGAAATCAGCAAACGTGCACCCAGAAATGAAGTAGCCAGGTTTATCTTATCTGATCTAGACAAGGCTATAGAAATGATGCAAGACATAGCTCCTTCCGGGGGTAAGAACCGACTAAGCAAAGACTGCGCTATCCTTCTCAAATCAAGAGTCGCACTTTACGAAGGCTCGTGGCTGAAAAATTTTAAAGGAACAGCTTTTGTACCCAATGGAGCGGGATGGCCGGGAGCAAATAAAAATTATAATGCTAATTACTCATTTAAATCCGGAAGTATTGAAAAAGAATCAGAGTTCTTCTTTGATGAAGCTATTAAAGCGGCACAAATCATAGCAGAAAAATATAATGTATTAACTACCAATACAGGAGTATTCCCGCAAACTTCTTCGGAGCCTGAAAATCCTTATTTCAGCATGTTCTGCGATATTGACATGGAAAAATACAATGAAGTACTTTTATGGAGACGCTACAACACTGGATTAGGAGTAGCAAATGAAGTTTGTCAATACGGATGTGTCGGTAACAATGGAGTAGGTACTACTAAAAGCATGATTGACGCCTTTATTCTAAAAAACGGAGAACCTATTTATGCTTCCCCAATGTGGGCAGATGAAAATTCATCTTATTGGGGAGATAATAATATCATTCACATCACTAAAAACAGGGATAGCCGCGCAGACATCTTCATCAAAAAACCGGGACAGAAAAATCTGCATACTCCGGCAGGAGATCATGGGGTAGTAGAAGAATGGGGGCCCAATATAACCGCCTCTTCTGTTACAGAAAAGTACAATACAGGCTATGCCTTACGAAAAGGATTGAACCCTGACGGGAAATACACAAATAACACTCAAAGTATTGTCGGTTCTATCATATTCCGTACAGCCGAAGCCTATCTTAACTATATAGAAGCTTATTATGAATTGCATGGTTCACTCGACTCCTATGCAGAAAAGTACTGGAAAGCGATTCGTCGCAGAGCCGGCATTGATGAGGACTATACCAAAACAATCAGGCTTACAGATATGTCAAAAGAAGCAGAAACTGATTGGGGGGCATATTCCGGCGGAGAAATTATTGATGCCACACGTTATAATATCCGCCGTGAACGAAGATGTGAGTTGATGGCGGAAGGTTTACGTAGCATGGACTTACATAGATGGCGTTCAATGGACCAGATGATTACCAAACCCTACCATATCCTAGGAATGAATTTATGGCAGGAAATGTATGGCTGGGACTGGTATAAAGATTCTAACGGCAACTCCATTCTTAAAGAAGGAGAAAATGTTTCACCACGTAGCTTCAATACTTATCTTGCTCCTTATCACATCACAGCCAATAACATTGTTTACAACGGCTATAAATGGAATATGGCACACTATCTCGATCCAATAGCAGCAGAACATTTTCTGGTTACTTCATCCGAGAGTGATTTGAATTCTTCTCCTATCTATCAGAATCCGGGCTGGCCTATGACAGGAGGGGGAATCCCGCAATAA
- a CDS encoding DUF4969 domain-containing protein, whose translation MYKRIIILTYALVFSSLFATACSDNNNETYVEPILSQIEVSKLVTENNKTYVSVDGKPFPFLGAQIRLDALLNCDKMAINEVENYFKKAQELGLNCVQIPISWNMVEPKENKYDYSIVNSILQFVNKYNLKMELLWFSTNMVGDSFSYLIPQYVLQEYNKRFSRNDEGNFWNYYGYQYTMILDDEWVLERETKAITALFNHIRYWDSQNGDKHPIISAQIHNEPDALMRWRIDQKDLKYRDGTPLSKEKAWTMITNALNSVGKAVKNSSYKVVTRVNLIYGDGINPFPEATNARPKDVFDLQGIDFIGVDAYKDNIKHLKNEVMAYASIAGNYALVAENKGSYANTPSLILTSFALGGGYDIYDLATSNFFINNTTEPDQIDHGIYTWDLQEKGFTPLTRSLIKGLAAAYIDIAKVKPENFAAFNINDNQPKEKLEQLICTTGAQITFQTNNASLGFVLDMHNYLLIYSLNDSQFKLENGKFGEIISGRYDVNGTFTKEGTATLENQTLHAKGGVLYKVTYSSQQSLTSNTIENIGNNL comes from the coding sequence ATGTATAAAAGAATAATAATACTAACTTACGCACTAGTTTTCTCTTCATTGTTCGCAACAGCCTGTTCTGACAATAACAATGAAACATACGTCGAACCAATACTTTCTCAAATAGAAGTAAGTAAACTAGTGACAGAGAACAACAAAACATATGTTTCCGTTGATGGTAAACCATTTCCGTTTCTTGGTGCACAAATACGCCTTGATGCTCTTCTCAATTGTGACAAGATGGCTATTAACGAAGTGGAAAACTACTTCAAAAAAGCTCAGGAACTGGGACTAAATTGTGTGCAAATTCCAATTTCATGGAATATGGTAGAGCCTAAAGAGAACAAGTACGATTATAGTATCGTAAACTCAATCTTGCAGTTCGTCAACAAGTATAATCTGAAAATGGAATTACTTTGGTTCAGTACAAATATGGTAGGAGATTCATTCTCCTACCTGATACCTCAATATGTGCTTCAAGAATATAACAAAAGATTCAGCCGGAATGATGAAGGAAATTTTTGGAACTATTATGGTTATCAATACACCATGATTCTTGATGATGAATGGGTACTGGAAAGAGAAACAAAAGCCATCACCGCCTTATTTAACCACATCCGATACTGGGATTCTCAGAATGGAGACAAGCACCCCATTATATCAGCGCAGATCCATAATGAACCTGATGCCTTAATGCGCTGGAGAATCGACCAAAAAGATTTAAAATATCGGGATGGGACTCCTCTAAGCAAAGAGAAAGCCTGGACAATGATCACAAATGCATTAAATAGTGTAGGAAAAGCTGTAAAAAACAGTTCTTACAAAGTAGTAACTCGTGTCAACCTAATTTACGGTGATGGTATTAACCCATTTCCAGAGGCAACCAATGCTCGCCCCAAAGATGTATTCGATCTTCAAGGCATTGATTTCATTGGTGTTGATGCTTATAAAGATAACATTAAACATCTCAAAAATGAAGTCATGGCATATGCATCAATTGCTGGAAATTATGCGTTGGTTGCCGAGAACAAAGGTAGTTATGCAAACACTCCAAGTCTTATCTTGACATCTTTTGCATTAGGAGGAGGCTATGATATTTACGATTTGGCTACCAGTAATTTCTTTATCAACAATACTACCGAACCGGACCAAATTGACCACGGAATTTATACGTGGGATTTACAAGAAAAAGGTTTTACGCCCCTTACTCGTAGTCTCATAAAAGGCTTGGCGGCAGCTTATATAGACATTGCCAAAGTAAAACCAGAAAATTTTGCGGCATTTAATATCAACGATAATCAGCCAAAAGAAAAATTAGAACAACTAATATGTACTACTGGAGCACAAATCACATTCCAGACAAATAATGCTTCTTTAGGTTTTGTATTAGACATGCACAATTATCTACTGATTTATAGTTTGAATGACTCTCAATTCAAACTAGAGAATGGTAAATTTGGAGAAATCATTTCCGGAAGATATGATGTAAATGGCACATTTACCAAAGAAGGAACTGCAACTTTAGAAAATCAGACCCTCCATGCCAAAGGAGGCGTACTTTATAAAGTAACTTATTCCTCGCAACAATCATTAACCAGCAATACAATTGAGAATATTGGTAATAACTTATAA
- a CDS encoding SusC/RagA family TonB-linked outer membrane protein has product MKTNRHSTLLKKSVHLITYNSSHKLICLLSCLLLYSMNTYAQNYVSGTVKDNNGEPLLGVSIKVKDGNIVSGTVTDFNGYYQVKADPSSTIEFSYIGFKTVQFTVGDRKMINVTLGVDENLLDEVVVVGYGTQKKINLTGSVGVIDSKAFEAIPVSNAVQALQGQVPGLNIYSNQGGGLNQKQSINVRGVGTIGEGSTGSALVLIDGMEGDIYSINPQDIESISVLKDAAASSIYGSRAPFGVILVTTKKGKTGKAQVNYNNSFRVSSPINMPSSLDSYTFSLYYNDAAANSGWGPYNWVSEERINRIKDYMAGKITDSTIPVPNNPSLWADGYSQGNDNIDYYNYFFKDNVFAHEHNISVTGGTDKIQYYLSANYLGQDGELRIGDEYSNRYTASAKINAQLSKIVSVGFNTRFIRSDYVQPTHLNESFFAEIGRQCWPTKPLYDPNGILYDDHVLQMQNGGEKQERNTWLYQQLNITVEPIKGWRLIGDLSYRYNTQYSHWDYLTVHQTGVDGKTKGNTWNNDSQVHEGTYASDYFNVNLYTDYAKTFAKSHNMKVLFGFQAEQNNYKDIAAEKLGVIYPGKPTINTSTGMDSNNQKVAPNVAGGHNRWATAGFFGRLNYDYLEKYLLEVNLRYDGSSRFRSDSRWGFFPSASVGWNIAREKFFLPVSKVINTFKVRVSYGSLGNQNTSSLYPTYSTIGAGTGSWIIDGTLANIAWAPSLVNYNLSWEKIRSWNTGIDFGLFNNRLTGSFDYYIRKTDDMVGPSEKLPVVLGTAVPSSNNTNLKTFGWELELMWKDRLNNGLNYSARFTLADSRTKITRYSNPSGLIDGFYAGKYVGEIWGYETIGIAQSDQEMAEHIGRLINGGQSNLGQDWKAGDIMYKDLNEDGKIDAGSRTLQDHGDLKRIGNSTPRYNVGLELAADWKGFDIRMFWQGTLKRDYFQGSYYFWGANGKQGPWFSTALKGHDDYFRNDEASPLGTNLNSYYPRPLFNTDKNQQSQTKYLQDASYLRLKNLQIGYSLPHNIVQKMGMQHLRIFASGENLFTITSLIDFFDPESIEGGSWGHGNVYPLSRTFSFGLNVTF; this is encoded by the coding sequence ATGAAAACTAATCGACATTCTACTCTCTTAAAGAAAAGTGTCCACCTGATAACTTATAACTCAAGTCATAAGCTTATCTGCCTGCTAAGCTGCCTACTTTTATATTCAATGAATACGTATGCTCAGAATTATGTATCAGGAACAGTAAAAGATAATAATGGAGAACCTTTATTGGGAGTTTCCATAAAAGTAAAAGATGGAAATATAGTATCCGGAACTGTCACTGACTTTAACGGATACTATCAAGTGAAAGCAGATCCAAGTTCAACTATCGAATTCAGTTACATCGGATTTAAAACAGTCCAATTTACAGTAGGTGATAGAAAAATGATAAACGTAACACTGGGAGTTGACGAGAATTTATTAGATGAAGTGGTCGTTGTAGGTTATGGTACCCAAAAGAAGATTAATTTAACCGGTTCCGTCGGAGTCATTGACTCGAAAGCATTCGAAGCAATCCCTGTATCCAATGCAGTCCAGGCATTACAAGGGCAGGTTCCCGGTTTGAATATTTATAGCAATCAGGGAGGAGGTCTCAATCAGAAACAATCGATCAATGTACGTGGAGTCGGAACTATCGGAGAAGGCTCTACAGGAAGCGCCCTAGTCTTGATAGATGGTATGGAAGGAGATATTTATTCCATTAATCCGCAGGATATAGAATCTATTTCAGTTCTGAAAGATGCGGCAGCTTCTTCTATTTATGGTTCCAGAGCACCATTCGGAGTAATCTTAGTAACGACCAAGAAGGGAAAGACCGGTAAAGCGCAAGTTAACTACAACAACAGTTTCCGTGTAAGTAGCCCTATCAACATGCCTTCTTCATTAGACTCTTACACGTTTTCTTTATATTATAATGATGCAGCCGCCAATTCCGGATGGGGACCTTACAACTGGGTTTCGGAAGAAAGGATAAACCGCATCAAAGACTATATGGCCGGCAAGATTACCGATTCTACCATCCCCGTGCCCAATAATCCTTCGTTATGGGCAGACGGATATTCACAAGGAAATGATAATATTGATTATTATAACTATTTTTTCAAAGACAATGTCTTTGCACACGAGCACAATATCAGCGTTACTGGCGGGACAGACAAAATACAATACTATTTATCAGCGAACTATTTAGGTCAGGATGGAGAGCTCAGAATCGGAGATGAATACTCAAACAGATATACTGCATCTGCAAAAATCAACGCACAATTATCAAAAATAGTATCAGTCGGATTCAATACTCGCTTTATCAGAAGTGACTATGTACAGCCGACACATCTTAATGAAAGTTTTTTTGCCGAAATCGGACGCCAATGTTGGCCTACCAAACCTCTCTATGATCCAAATGGTATTCTATATGACGACCATGTGCTCCAAATGCAAAACGGAGGTGAAAAACAAGAGCGAAACACCTGGCTCTACCAACAACTGAATATAACGGTAGAACCTATCAAAGGGTGGCGACTGATTGGAGATTTAAGCTATCGATACAACACACAATATTCACACTGGGATTACTTAACTGTTCATCAGACAGGTGTTGACGGAAAGACTAAGGGCAATACATGGAATAACGATTCCCAAGTACATGAAGGCACTTATGCCAGCGATTATTTCAATGTGAATCTCTATACTGATTATGCAAAGACCTTTGCGAAATCACACAATATGAAAGTTCTTTTCGGATTTCAGGCTGAACAAAATAATTATAAAGATATAGCTGCTGAGAAGCTAGGAGTCATTTATCCGGGAAAACCGACTATCAACACTTCTACCGGAATGGATTCAAATAACCAAAAAGTTGCTCCGAATGTAGCAGGTGGACACAATAGATGGGCTACCGCCGGATTCTTCGGCAGATTGAATTATGATTACCTGGAAAAATATCTTCTAGAAGTAAATCTACGCTATGACGGTTCCTCACGTTTTCGTAGCGACAGTCGTTGGGGATTTTTCCCTTCCGCATCAGTAGGCTGGAACATAGCCAGAGAAAAATTCTTCCTGCCTGTTAGCAAGGTTATCAACACATTTAAAGTCAGAGTCTCTTATGGTAGTTTGGGTAACCAAAATACATCCTCTCTATATCCGACTTATTCTACAATCGGTGCAGGAACAGGATCATGGATTATTGATGGAACGTTAGCCAATATTGCCTGGGCACCTTCACTCGTCAACTATAATCTCTCCTGGGAGAAAATCCGTAGCTGGAACACCGGAATTGACTTTGGTCTGTTTAACAATCGACTAACCGGCTCTTTTGATTATTACATTCGTAAAACTGACGATATGGTCGGCCCTTCGGAGAAATTGCCTGTAGTCCTTGGAACAGCCGTTCCCAGTTCCAATAATACAAATCTTAAAACATTCGGATGGGAACTGGAACTAATGTGGAAAGACCGGTTAAATAATGGATTGAATTATAGTGCCCGCTTTACACTTGCCGACAGTCGTACCAAGATTACTCGTTATTCAAATCCTTCCGGACTGATAGATGGATTTTATGCCGGAAAATACGTGGGTGAAATATGGGGATATGAAACGATAGGCATTGCACAATCTGACCAGGAAATGGCCGAACACATCGGAAGATTAATCAACGGTGGACAAAGTAATCTCGGACAAGACTGGAAAGCCGGAGACATTATGTATAAAGATCTGAATGAAGACGGAAAAATTGATGCCGGAAGCCGCACCTTACAAGATCACGGTGATTTAAAAAGAATCGGTAACTCCACACCCCGATATAATGTAGGGCTGGAATTAGCTGCTGACTGGAAAGGGTTCGATATCAGAATGTTCTGGCAAGGAACATTGAAAAGAGATTATTTTCAAGGTAGTTACTATTTTTGGGGTGCAAACGGCAAACAGGGTCCCTGGTTTTCCACAGCACTAAAAGGACACGATGATTATTTCCGGAATGACGAAGCAAGTCCATTGGGAACGAATCTGAATTCCTACTATCCAAGACCTTTATTCAACACCGATAAAAACCAGCAATCACAAACTAAATATTTACAAGATGCATCTTATCTACGTCTGAAGAATCTGCAGATAGGATATAGCTTGCCACACAACATCGTACAAAAAATGGGAATGCAGCACCTTAGGATATTCGCATCCGGTGAAAACTTGTTCACCATTACGAGCCTTATTGACTTCTTCGACCCCGAATCAATCGAAGGCGGTAGTTGGGGACACGGAAACGTTTACCCACTATCCCGAACATTCTCTTTTGGATTAAATGTCACATTCTAA
- the rbsK gene encoding ribokinase, with product MKVVVIGSSNIDMVAQVSHLPAPGETIGDANFMQSLGGKGANQAVAAARLGGSVTFVTSLGNDMYADILKNHFKKEGITTDYIIDDVNNPTGTALIFVANSGENCIAVAPGANYSLLPGSITHFSEVIDEADIIVMQAEIPYETIKKIALSAKQKGKKVLFNPAPACLIDEELMKAIDILVVNELEAAFISGIDYTDNNLEEIAKTLLKAGTSNVVITLGSQGVYMKNRKETIQLPGCKVNAIDTIAAGDTFCGALAVFCAQREIDREALSFANTAAAIAVTRSGAQPSIPTLDEVKHFMSEKELALSFNF from the coding sequence ATGAAAGTAGTAGTTATTGGAAGTTCAAACATCGACATGGTTGCACAAGTCAGCCATCTCCCGGCACCCGGCGAAACAATCGGAGATGCAAATTTCATGCAATCTCTCGGAGGTAAAGGAGCCAACCAAGCTGTAGCAGCAGCCAGGCTTGGTGGTTCTGTGACATTTGTCACATCCTTAGGGAATGATATGTATGCAGACATCTTAAAAAATCACTTTAAAAAAGAAGGTATTACCACTGATTACATTATTGATGATGTCAATAATCCTACAGGAACCGCACTGATTTTTGTGGCCAACAGTGGCGAAAACTGTATTGCAGTAGCTCCTGGGGCTAACTATTCTTTATTACCCGGTTCGATTACCCATTTCTCTGAAGTAATTGATGAGGCTGATATCATCGTCATGCAGGCTGAAATTCCTTATGAAACAATTAAAAAAATAGCTCTATCGGCAAAGCAAAAAGGTAAAAAAGTATTGTTTAATCCCGCACCCGCCTGTCTGATTGATGAAGAACTGATGAAGGCCATTGATATACTAGTTGTCAATGAACTGGAAGCAGCATTCATCTCAGGAATTGATTATACAGATAACAACCTCGAGGAAATTGCCAAAACATTGCTGAAAGCGGGTACAAGTAATGTAGTTATCACACTGGGAAGTCAAGGTGTGTACATGAAAAATAGAAAAGAAACAATTCAGCTTCCCGGTTGTAAAGTAAATGCGATTGATACTATTGCGGCTGGTGATACTTTTTGTGGAGCACTAGCTGTATTTTGCGCCCAAAGAGAAATAGATCGAGAAGCACTGAGTTTCGCCAATACCGCAGCCGCGATTGCTGTTACACGATCAGGTGCCCAACCATCTATCCCTACTCTCGATGAAGTAAAACACTTCATGTCAGAAAAAGAATTAGCCTTATCATTCAACTTTTAA
- a CDS encoding HU family DNA-binding protein, producing MALKYVVKKTTFGFDKEKAEKYVARPFNVVTVDFKMLCDQVTKVGFVPRGTVKSVLDGLIDSLITYMEIGASVSLGEFGTFRPSFGCKSQDDEKEVTTDTLKNRKIIFTPGSMFKDMIKSVSIQKLDSSKSNSSGMPGNGNGGNGEGGNEGGGEAPDPAA from the coding sequence ATGGCACTGAAATATGTAGTCAAGAAAACAACCTTTGGCTTTGATAAGGAAAAAGCCGAAAAATATGTAGCAAGACCATTCAACGTGGTTACTGTTGATTTTAAAATGCTATGCGATCAGGTTACAAAAGTAGGATTCGTTCCACGCGGTACTGTAAAATCAGTACTCGACGGATTGATAGATTCGTTGATAACCTATATGGAAATCGGAGCTTCAGTAAGCCTTGGAGAATTCGGAACATTTCGTCCATCTTTCGGGTGCAAAAGTCAGGATGATGAAAAGGAAGTGACTACGGACACCCTAAAGAATCGTAAAATAATTTTCACTCCCGGAAGTATGTTTAAAGACATGATAAAGTCAGTAAGTATCCAAAAATTGGATAGTTCTAAAAGCAATAGTTCCGGTATGCCTGGCAATGGAAATGGAGGCAACGGAGAAGGTGGAAATGAAGGCGGCGGTGAAGCACCGGATCCGGCAGCATAA